A stretch of Cellulosilyticum sp. I15G10I2 DNA encodes these proteins:
- a CDS encoding ATP-binding protein — translation MTYNTNLIKNNLDVQWTAPEITDFSAIQKGDMPGDKISIDQTHVNKAKVIFPELLKLLKPILNVQQNQRAVIAVHGGSGVGKSEIGSLIAYYLNDIGIGSYILSGDNYPHRIPQVNDAERVRVFRESGVKGLVLKGEFTKERNMKLQELQNQDSDSNPKLCRDLPWLAVYQEAGRSGLENYLGTNNEIDFDEINSIIDKFKNCADSIMLKRMGREEKELWYDTVDFSNVKVLVIEWTHGNNDNLVGVDIPILLNSTPQETLEHRKLRNRDGALDSPFTMMVLNIEQNLLFSQIHKAKIIVTKAGEIVSYVV, via the coding sequence ATGACTTATAATACAAATTTAATAAAAAACAATCTTGATGTACAATGGACTGCTCCTGAAATTACTGATTTTAGTGCAATACAAAAAGGTGATATGCCTGGGGATAAAATTAGTATAGATCAGACTCATGTAAATAAAGCAAAGGTTATTTTTCCAGAATTACTAAAGCTGCTGAAACCAATATTAAATGTACAGCAAAATCAGAGAGCTGTGATTGCTGTACATGGCGGATCTGGTGTAGGTAAATCGGAAATTGGTTCATTAATTGCATATTATTTAAATGATATAGGAATAGGCAGCTATATTTTATCGGGAGATAATTATCCACATCGAATACCGCAAGTAAATGATGCAGAAAGAGTACGTGTATTCAGAGAAAGTGGTGTAAAAGGTTTGGTTCTAAAAGGTGAATTTACAAAAGAAAGAAATATGAAGTTACAGGAATTGCAGAATCAAGACAGTGACTCAAATCCTAAATTATGCAGAGATCTTCCGTGGTTAGCTGTTTATCAGGAAGCTGGACGAAGTGGACTTGAAAATTACCTGGGAACAAATAATGAAATAGATTTTGATGAAATAAATAGTATTATTGATAAATTTAAGAACTGTGCAGACAGCATTATGCTTAAACGCATGGGGAGAGAAGAAAAAGAGCTTTGGTACGATACTGTTGATTTTAGTAATGTGAAGGTCTTGGTCATTGAATGGACCCACGGTAATAATGATAACTTGGTGGGTGTAGATATTCCAATTTTACTGAATAGCACACCTCAGGAAACACTTGAACACCGCAAATTACGTAACAGAGATGGGGCCCTAGACAGTCCATTTACAATGATGGTGCTTAATATTGAGCAGAATTTATTGTTTTCACAGATACATAAAGCAAAAATTATCGTAACCAAGGCAGGGGAAATAGTGTCTTATGTGGTTTGA
- a CDS encoding glycosidase produces MSTSMLNTSEKKHVKAGTMLNAYPDSMGGTLKDIVEFLKNPNLKDAFQSFYILPSIFNTDLDRGFSVIDYELNEILASSEDLEELKEANIAFKFDFILNHASVLSKQFQDIIKNGEASKYKNFFISWNKFWEGHGEMTSDGYIQPDAELIKDMFFRKPGLPILMVRMPDGKEIPYWNTFYQEVKYEKLNTQDLIMSMNIQYAVAEAVTRLVNDSIDAKKRPKEIDFGRFEKYRESVIQLLESRRKYLGQMDLNIQSPLVWKFYDDTLKKLAEYGAEIVRLDAFAYAPKAPGEKNFLNDPGTWQLLERVKTLAEKYNLVLLPEIHAKYEEKIHEKIAEKGYMTYDFFLPGLIIDAFERKTSETLLVWINDIKEKGIKTVNMLGCHDGIPLLDLKGLLSDDQIESLIKTVVTRGGYVKDLHGQKNIYYQVNATYFSALGEDEQKLLLARAIQMFMPGKPQIWYLDLFAGKNNHEAVEKAGSGGHKEINRTNLTLEQIQEELGKRVVQKQLELLRFRNTYPAFGFDAKLTVLPSDSYILKLQWENNGCRATLEADLKEFSYKIHTDNFCN; encoded by the coding sequence ATGTCGACAAGTATGTTAAATACATCAGAGAAAAAGCATGTTAAGGCAGGAACTATGTTAAATGCATATCCTGACAGTATGGGTGGCACCTTAAAAGACATCGTTGAATTTTTAAAGAATCCAAATCTTAAAGATGCTTTTCAGTCTTTTTATATTTTACCAAGTATTTTCAATACAGATTTAGATAGGGGATTTTCTGTTATTGATTATGAATTGAATGAAATTCTTGCTAGTAGCGAAGATTTAGAAGAGTTGAAAGAAGCCAATATTGCATTTAAATTTGACTTTATATTAAACCATGCTTCTGTACTTTCAAAACAGTTTCAAGATATTATAAAAAATGGTGAGGCATCTAAATATAAAAACTTTTTTATTAGTTGGAATAAGTTCTGGGAAGGCCATGGAGAGATGACTTCTGATGGATATATACAGCCTGATGCTGAGTTAATTAAAGATATGTTTTTCAGAAAGCCTGGACTTCCTATTCTTATGGTACGTATGCCTGATGGAAAGGAAATTCCTTACTGGAATACATTTTATCAGGAAGTTAAATATGAAAAGCTTAATACTCAGGATCTTATAATGTCTATGAACATCCAGTATGCAGTTGCTGAAGCTGTTACCAGGCTAGTAAATGACTCGATTGATGCTAAAAAAAGACCTAAGGAAATAGATTTTGGCAGATTTGAAAAATACAGAGAAAGTGTTATCCAATTACTTGAATCTAGACGTAAGTACTTAGGACAGATGGACTTAAATATCCAGTCACCACTGGTATGGAAGTTTTACGACGACACCTTGAAAAAACTTGCAGAGTATGGAGCAGAAATAGTAAGGTTGGACGCATTTGCATATGCACCTAAAGCACCAGGAGAGAAAAACTTCTTAAACGATCCTGGAACATGGCAATTACTTGAACGGGTCAAGACGTTGGCAGAAAAATATAATTTAGTGCTTTTGCCTGAAATCCATGCAAAATATGAAGAAAAAATCCATGAAAAAATAGCAGAAAAAGGATACATGACATATGATTTCTTTTTACCGGGACTAATCATTGATGCTTTTGAGAGAAAGACAAGTGAGACATTACTTGTGTGGATTAATGATATTAAGGAAAAAGGAATTAAAACAGTAAATATGTTAGGATGTCATGATGGGATACCACTTCTTGATTTAAAGGGATTATTATCGGACGATCAGATAGAAAGCCTTATTAAAACTGTAGTAACTAGAGGTGGCTATGTGAAGGATCTTCATGGTCAGAAAAACATATATTATCAAGTAAATGCCACTTATTTCAGCGCATTGGGAGAGGATGAACAAAAGCTTCTTCTGGCTCGTGCTATTCAGATGTTTATGCCTGGAAAACCTCAGATATGGTATCTGGATCTTTTTGCCGGCAAAAATAATCATGAGGCTGTGGAAAAAGCAGGTTCTGGTGGACACAAAGAGATTAACCGTACTAACCTCACATTAGAACAAATACAAGAAGAGTTAGGAAAGAGGGTTGTTCAAAAGCAACTTGAACTCCTTAGATTCAGAAACACTTACCCCGCATTTGGATTTGACGCGAAGTTAACTGTATTACCATCTGATTCATATATTTTAAAATTACAATGGGAAAATAACGGCTGCCGAGCAACACTAGAAGCTGATTTGAAGGAATTTAGTTACAAGATTCATACTGATAATTTCTGTAATTAA
- the sigH gene encoding RNA polymerase sporulation sigma factor SigH, which yields MMVIQEQNLSVKELETMSDEELIGLYHNEYKESVEVLVQRYKKFVRAKIKANYFIGADKEDLVQEGMIGLFKAICDYNPNKETSFRSFAAICITRQVSTAFKTVSRQKHMPLNTSISLNLPISSKGADEEEENITLMDIIKNNECITPEDEVINQENLEVLNSYILKALSKLEWQVLKLYTQGENYHEIARVLDRPVKAIDNALQRIKKKLGDIRKN from the coding sequence ATGATGGTTATCCAAGAGCAAAATCTAAGTGTCAAAGAGCTAGAGACTATGAGTGATGAAGAACTAATAGGCTTATATCACAACGAGTATAAAGAATCGGTGGAAGTTTTAGTACAGCGGTATAAAAAATTTGTCCGTGCTAAAATTAAGGCAAATTACTTTATAGGAGCAGATAAGGAAGATTTAGTACAAGAGGGTATGATAGGCCTTTTTAAGGCAATATGTGATTATAATCCGAATAAAGAAACAAGTTTTAGATCATTTGCTGCAATATGTATTACTAGACAAGTGAGTACAGCTTTTAAAACAGTATCCAGGCAAAAGCATATGCCTCTTAATACGAGTATCTCTTTAAATCTTCCCATTAGCAGCAAAGGCGCAGATGAAGAAGAAGAAAATATTACATTGATGGATATTATTAAAAATAATGAATGTATAACACCAGAGGATGAGGTTATTAATCAGGAAAATTTAGAGGTGTTAAATAGTTACATTTTAAAGGCCCTTAGTAAACTAGAGTGGCAAGTACTCAAGCTTTATACACAAGGGGAGAATTATCATGAAATAGCACGGGTGCTTGACAGACCAGTTAAAGCTATTGATAATGCACTTCAAAGAATCAAGAAAAAGCTAGGAGACATTCGTAAGAATTAA
- the epsC gene encoding serine O-acetyltransferase EpsC: MSYISEQIQVIKQRDPAIKKNIEVFLYPCFYALLFHKLGHKLYKKKRFFLARLISQLSRGLTGIEIHPGAVIGKGLFIDHGMGVVIGETCEIGDNVTIYHGVTLGGTGKDHGKRHPTIGNNVMIGTGAKVLGPFKVGDNSRIAANALVLQEVPEDSTVIGNPGKVVKTKGEKVNPCDQLDQIKMPDPIKMEICGLKNIIEALEEKVQTLEDRLSVKSKINEHHCNNEACNAKDICDEYREDE; encoded by the coding sequence ATGAGTTATATAAGCGAGCAGATTCAAGTCATTAAACAAAGAGATCCAGCGATTAAAAAAAACATTGAAGTATTTTTATATCCTTGTTTTTATGCACTCCTCTTTCACAAACTAGGACATAAGCTTTATAAAAAGAAGAGATTCTTTTTAGCAAGGCTGATCTCTCAGCTTTCAAGAGGGTTAACAGGGATAGAAATTCATCCGGGAGCAGTTATTGGTAAAGGACTTTTCATTGATCATGGGATGGGAGTTGTTATTGGAGAAACTTGTGAAATAGGAGATAATGTTACTATTTATCATGGCGTAACACTTGGTGGAACAGGTAAAGATCATGGAAAGAGACATCCTACAATAGGGAATAATGTAATGATCGGAACAGGAGCTAAGGTACTGGGGCCTTTTAAAGTAGGAGATAATTCAAGAATAGCTGCTAATGCTCTCGTACTCCAAGAAGTACCAGAAGACAGCACAGTTATAGGAAATCCTGGGAAAGTAGTTAAAACAAAAGGAGAAAAAGTTAATCCATGTGATCAGCTTGATCAGATTAAGATGCCTGATCCTATTAAGATGGAGATCTGTGGGCTTAAGAATATAATAGAAGCATTAGAAGAAAAAGTACAGACTTTAGAAGATAGATTATCAGTAAAAAGTAAAATAAATGAACATCATTGTAATAATGAAGCCTGTAATGCAAAAGATATTTGTGATGAATATAGAGAAGATGAATAA
- a CDS encoding putative polysaccharide biosynthesis protein: MAKRVTKGASYNATQTFVKGALILSMAGLIAKVLSAFFRVPLGNLIGDTGMGYYQAGYPIYTLFTAIAIVGIPSTIAKLVAEKRVLGEYQAAKDIFTHTMKLMLGIGIIVSLLIFLATPFMIDAFNWVPETKYSLWGLALSPFFVCIMGVFRGYFQGMQNMAPTAVSQVLENLGRVVIGLLLAFFFFPNLGKAAGGASFGAVAGGMCGAAVLALFYLRNKTSINDEIQRSETPKKQGIGFKTAAKMVLIIAIPISIGAAVNSIINFIDSALVIKMLTQTGVELELANAYFGQLGKVATFINFPLTFGMALVIGLVPAISEAAAKKDRTEVQTKIELGMRFAILLAMPASIGLAVLADPIMKFIYANAPDGGNILAAAALSILFIMLGQAFTGILQGIGKVWQPVIGIGLAAFVKTILNIILVTSSFKVIGAAIASIAAYMVFALYNYIMMKKYTGFKLNTRLVIIRPLISSSAMGVLAWGTYRVLGSVIDTNSFTSNALVTILSIGVGGLAYLVLIFVTGAITKKDIQEILNKKEK, translated from the coding sequence GTGGCAAAACGCGTAACTAAAGGTGCTTCTTATAATGCAACACAAACATTTGTAAAAGGAGCACTTATTTTATCTATGGCAGGACTTATTGCAAAGGTTCTTAGTGCATTCTTCAGAGTGCCCCTTGGCAATCTTATTGGAGATACTGGGATGGGTTATTATCAGGCGGGTTATCCCATTTATACCTTATTTACAGCAATTGCCATAGTAGGTATCCCATCTACAATTGCAAAGTTAGTAGCGGAAAAAAGAGTACTTGGAGAATATCAGGCTGCTAAAGATATTTTTACACATACCATGAAACTTATGCTAGGGATAGGAATAATTGTTTCACTTCTTATTTTTTTAGCAACACCTTTTATGATAGATGCTTTTAATTGGGTGCCAGAAACAAAATATTCTTTGTGGGGACTTGCACTTAGTCCATTTTTTGTATGTATTATGGGTGTTTTTAGAGGCTATTTTCAAGGGATGCAAAATATGGCACCTACGGCTGTCTCACAAGTATTAGAAAATTTAGGGAGAGTTGTTATAGGACTTCTTTTGGCTTTTTTCTTTTTCCCCAACTTAGGTAAAGCTGCCGGTGGGGCATCCTTTGGAGCTGTTGCGGGAGGCATGTGCGGGGCTGCGGTATTAGCACTGTTTTACTTGCGTAACAAAACTTCTATTAATGATGAAATACAAAGAAGTGAGACTCCTAAAAAACAAGGAATAGGTTTTAAAACGGCAGCTAAAATGGTTCTAATTATAGCAATACCTATTTCTATAGGTGCAGCTGTTAACTCTATTATTAACTTTATAGATTCGGCATTGGTTATTAAAATGCTGACACAAACAGGTGTTGAGCTGGAGCTTGCAAACGCATATTTTGGACAACTTGGAAAAGTTGCGACGTTTATTAATTTTCCGCTTACCTTTGGAATGGCGCTGGTTATTGGACTCGTTCCAGCTATATCAGAAGCAGCAGCTAAAAAGGATAGAACTGAAGTGCAGACTAAGATAGAATTAGGTATGCGTTTTGCTATTTTGCTTGCGATGCCAGCTTCTATAGGACTTGCGGTACTTGCAGATCCTATTATGAAATTTATATATGCCAATGCACCAGACGGTGGGAATATACTTGCAGCTGCAGCACTTAGTATTCTATTTATTATGTTAGGACAAGCTTTTACAGGTATTTTGCAAGGGATAGGCAAGGTGTGGCAGCCGGTTATTGGAATAGGCTTAGCGGCTTTTGTTAAAACTATACTTAATATAATCCTAGTAACGAGTTCGTTTAAAGTCATAGGTGCTGCAATAGCATCAATAGCTGCTTATATGGTATTTGCCCTTTATAATTATATTATGATGAAGAAATATACAGGGTTTAAGCTAAATACTAGGCTTGTAATTATTAGACCCTTGATCTCAAGCTCTGCAATGGGTGTTTTAGCATGGGGAACATATCGTGTACTCGGAAGTGTTATAGACACAAACTCATTCACAAGCAATGCGCTTGTTACGATTTTAAGTATTGGAGTAGGAGGCTTAGCCTACCTTGTGCTTATATTTGTAACTGGAGCTATTACAAAAAAAGATATTCAAGAGATTTTAAATAAAAAGGAGAAGTAA
- the cysS gene encoding cysteine--tRNA ligase: MKIYNTLNKQKEAFNPLEENKVRMYVCGPTVYNLIHIGNARPYIIFDTVRRYFESIGYDVNYVQNFTDVDDKIIKKANEEGKTTDEVVEYYIRETLKDAHNLNVNPATHHPRVTEEMSAIINMIKALIDKGLAYEVNGTVYYNTSSFPEYGKLSKKVLEELEAGRSERIEITDEKRNHMDFVLWKPKKEGEPFWKSPWSDGRPGWHIECSAMAKKYLGDTIDIHAGGEDLVFPHHENEVAQSEGANGAPFSNYWMHNSFLNIDNKKMSKSLGNFKTLREVGDTFGYDTVRFFMLSAHYRSPLNFSGELMEAAKNGLERIKNAKTNLEFALAHTKLTERSVEETKLAQELPTFEMRFHEAMQDDFNTADAISIIFELVKFANNYAKEGASEPFIKEVYGLFIKLTDILGILYTHQNVCKDDLTDEEIKMYIEKRTTAKKAKDFKEADRIREFLKDKGVIIEDTREGVRFKRV; the protein is encoded by the coding sequence ATAAAAATATATAATACCTTAAATAAGCAAAAAGAAGCATTTAATCCTTTAGAGGAAAATAAAGTGCGTATGTATGTATGCGGACCTACAGTTTATAATCTTATTCATATAGGTAATGCAAGGCCTTATATCATATTTGATACAGTACGCAGATATTTTGAAAGTATCGGGTATGACGTAAACTACGTACAAAACTTTACAGATGTAGATGATAAAATTATTAAAAAGGCAAATGAAGAGGGTAAGACAACAGATGAAGTAGTAGAATACTATATTAGAGAAACGCTGAAGGATGCACACAATCTTAATGTCAATCCAGCAACGCATCATCCAAGAGTTACTGAGGAGATGTCCGCAATTATTAATATGATAAAAGCACTTATAGATAAAGGACTTGCTTATGAAGTAAACGGCACCGTTTATTACAATACATCATCATTCCCTGAGTATGGTAAACTGTCTAAAAAAGTCTTAGAAGAGCTTGAAGCAGGACGAAGTGAAAGAATAGAAATAACAGATGAAAAAAGAAATCATATGGATTTTGTGCTTTGGAAGCCTAAAAAAGAGGGAGAGCCTTTTTGGAAGAGTCCGTGGAGTGACGGCAGACCAGGATGGCATATTGAGTGTTCCGCTATGGCTAAAAAATACCTAGGAGATACAATCGATATTCACGCAGGTGGAGAGGACCTCGTGTTTCCCCACCATGAAAATGAGGTTGCTCAAAGTGAGGGCGCAAATGGGGCACCTTTTTCAAATTACTGGATGCACAATAGTTTTTTAAATATTGATAATAAGAAGATGTCAAAATCCCTTGGAAACTTTAAAACACTTCGTGAAGTGGGAGATACTTTTGGTTATGATACAGTGAGATTTTTTATGCTCAGTGCACATTACAGAAGCCCCCTTAACTTCAGCGGAGAGCTGATGGAGGCTGCAAAAAATGGACTAGAGCGTATTAAAAATGCTAAAACTAATTTAGAGTTTGCACTGGCACATACAAAGCTTACAGAACGCTCAGTTGAAGAAACAAAACTAGCACAAGAACTGCCAACTTTTGAGATGCGTTTTCATGAAGCGATGCAAGATGATTTTAATACAGCAGATGCAATTAGCATTATCTTTGAACTTGTTAAGTTTGCTAATAACTACGCAAAAGAAGGGGCTTCAGAACCATTTATTAAAGAAGTTTATGGACTTTTTATAAAACTTACAGATATTTTAGGAATTCTCTATACCCACCAAAATGTATGTAAAGATGATTTAACAGATGAGGAAATTAAGATGTATATTGAAAAAAGAACGACTGCTAAAAAAGCAAAAGATTTTAAAGAAGCAGACAGAATACGTGAGTTTTTAAAGGATAAGGGTGTAATAATAGAAGATACAAGAGAGGGCGTACGCTTTAAAAGAGTATAG
- a CDS encoding Mini-ribonuclease 3 — MKNNIGVLLEDTSDTLCHKANVYSPLALAYIGDAVYEIFVRTYVINKGNAPVNKMHKASRELVRASTQAQIYHMIENVLSDEEKDALRRGRNAKSISTPKNADITEYRHATGLEALIGHLYIKGDINRISELMRLGIEKFLS; from the coding sequence ATGAAAAACAATATAGGAGTTTTATTAGAGGATACATCAGACACTCTTTGTCATAAAGCGAATGTGTATTCTCCATTAGCGCTGGCTTATATAGGTGACGCTGTATATGAAATATTTGTACGTACCTATGTAATTAATAAAGGGAACGCGCCTGTCAATAAGATGCATAAAGCCTCAAGAGAATTAGTAAGGGCCAGTACACAAGCACAAATTTATCATATGATTGAAAACGTATTAAGCGATGAAGAAAAGGATGCACTAAGAAGGGGTAGAAACGCAAAAAGCATTTCTACTCCTAAAAATGCTGATATTACAGAATATAGACATGCGACAGGTCTCGAAGCACTTATAGGCCATTTATATATTAAAGGAGATATCAATAGGATAAGTGAGTTAATGCGCTTAGGAATAGAAAAATTCCTGAGCTAA
- a CDS encoding glutamine--tRNA ligase/YqeY domain fusion protein yields the protein MSIENTTSNFIRNIVAEDLETGKHKEIITRFPPEPNGYLHVGHAKSIVLNFGLANEFKGKTNLRFDDTNPVKEDTEYVESIKEDVKWLGFDWDNLYFASDYFDEMYTRAVLLIKKGKAYVCDLTAEQMKEYRGTLTEAGKESPCRNRSVEENLDLFERMKNGEFKDGEKVLRAKIDMTSSNINMRDPIIYRIAHATHHNTGDKWCIYPMYDFAHPLEDAIEAITHSICTLEFEAHRPLYDWFVKECEMESIPRQIEFARLNMTNTVMSKRKLKLLVDEGIADGWDDPRMPTIAGLRRRGYTPEAIRNFCREIGVAKGDSTVDSQMLDFFLREDLQPKALLAMAVLKPLKLVITNYPENETELLEIENNANNEEAGTRLVPFSRTLYIEQEDFMEEPIKKYFRLFPGNEVRLKGAYFVKCTDVIKDASGNVIEVHCTYDPETKSGSGFTGRKVKATIHWVDAATAVPAEFRLFEPLILDDAPENEGKHFLEQINPHSLEVLQGYIENVAFKDAKARDKFQLVRNGFFTVDSKYTTHEKLVFNRIVPLKSSFKL from the coding sequence GTGTCTATAGAAAATACTACATCGAATTTTATAAGAAACATTGTAGCTGAAGATTTAGAAACTGGCAAGCATAAAGAAATTATCACACGATTTCCGCCAGAGCCAAATGGTTATTTACATGTAGGGCATGCTAAATCTATCGTTTTAAACTTTGGGCTTGCAAATGAGTTTAAAGGTAAAACAAATCTAAGATTTGATGATACAAATCCAGTTAAAGAAGATACTGAATACGTTGAGTCAATCAAAGAAGATGTAAAATGGCTGGGGTTTGACTGGGATAATCTTTACTTCGCCTCTGATTACTTCGACGAAATGTATACAAGAGCCGTTCTTCTTATCAAAAAAGGAAAGGCTTATGTTTGTGATTTAACAGCTGAACAAATGAAAGAATACCGTGGTACTCTAACTGAAGCTGGTAAAGAAAGTCCTTGTCGTAACAGAAGTGTTGAAGAAAATCTTGATTTGTTTGAACGTATGAAAAATGGAGAGTTTAAGGACGGCGAAAAGGTTCTACGAGCTAAAATTGATATGACTTCTTCTAATATTAATATGCGTGATCCCATTATCTATAGAATCGCTCATGCTACACATCATAACACTGGAGATAAATGGTGTATTTATCCTATGTATGACTTTGCACATCCGCTTGAAGATGCAATAGAAGCTATTACACACTCTATTTGCACCCTTGAATTTGAAGCCCACAGACCACTTTATGACTGGTTTGTCAAAGAATGTGAAATGGAAAGTATTCCACGCCAAATCGAATTTGCAAGACTCAATATGACGAATACTGTGATGAGTAAAAGAAAATTAAAACTATTAGTAGATGAAGGCATTGCAGACGGCTGGGATGATCCTCGTATGCCTACTATTGCTGGGCTTAGAAGACGTGGTTATACACCAGAAGCTATTCGCAATTTCTGCCGAGAAATAGGTGTTGCAAAAGGTGATTCAACTGTAGATAGTCAAATGCTTGATTTCTTCTTACGTGAAGATTTACAGCCAAAAGCACTTCTTGCTATGGCAGTTCTTAAGCCATTAAAACTTGTTATTACAAATTATCCAGAGAACGAAACAGAATTATTAGAGATTGAAAATAACGCAAATAACGAAGAGGCTGGCACAAGACTTGTTCCATTTTCTCGCACGCTCTATATTGAACAGGAAGATTTTATGGAAGAGCCTATCAAAAAATACTTTAGACTATTCCCTGGGAATGAAGTAAGACTTAAAGGTGCTTACTTTGTAAAATGTACTGATGTTATTAAGGACGCATCTGGTAATGTCATAGAAGTCCATTGTACTTATGACCCCGAAACTAAGAGTGGTTCTGGATTTACTGGACGCAAAGTAAAGGCCACGATTCACTGGGTAGATGCAGCAACTGCAGTTCCTGCTGAATTTAGACTTTTCGAACCACTTATTCTAGATGATGCACCAGAAAACGAAGGGAAACATTTCTTAGAACAAATTAATCCTCATTCACTTGAAGTATTACAAGGGTACATTGAAAACGTTGCTTTTAAAGATGCTAAAGCACGCGATAAATTCCAACTTGTAAGAAATGGCTTCTTTACTGTAGATTCAAAATACACTACTCATGAAAAACTTGTATTTAATAGAATCGTACCTTTAAAAAGTTCCTTTAAACTTTAA
- the rlmB gene encoding 23S rRNA (guanosine(2251)-2'-O)-methyltransferase RlmB, translating to MDENILYGRNAVMEALKAGRDIDKLMVQKGEKEGSIIKIVGEAKDKGIVIIEAEKSKLDEVTGREKHQGVVAYAAAQSYVEIDDILQDAKDKDEHPFLLILENIQDPHNLGAIIRSAHNAGVHGIIIPKRRAVGLSGTVAKSSAGAIEYMKVAKVTNISQTIKELQEKGLWVACADMDGKMMYEENLTGPIAIVVGSEGEGVSKLTKESCDYVLSIPMYGQVTSLNASVAASIMVYEAVRQRKFKG from the coding sequence ATCGATGAGAACATTCTCTATGGCAGAAATGCAGTTATGGAAGCACTAAAGGCAGGAAGAGATATTGATAAGCTTATGGTGCAAAAGGGAGAAAAAGAAGGTTCAATCATCAAGATAGTTGGAGAAGCTAAAGATAAAGGGATTGTGATTATTGAAGCTGAGAAATCTAAACTAGATGAAGTTACAGGCAGAGAAAAACATCAAGGGGTTGTAGCTTATGCAGCAGCGCAGAGTTATGTGGAAATAGATGATATTTTACAAGACGCAAAAGATAAAGATGAACATCCTTTTCTACTTATCCTTGAGAATATACAAGACCCTCATAATTTAGGAGCTATTATCAGATCAGCTCATAATGCAGGGGTACACGGCATTATTATTCCAAAAAGAAGAGCAGTAGGCCTATCTGGTACAGTTGCTAAATCATCGGCAGGCGCTATTGAATATATGAAGGTTGCTAAAGTAACGAATATCTCTCAAACAATTAAGGAACTACAAGAAAAAGGACTTTGGGTTGCCTGTGCGGATATGGATGGCAAAATGATGTACGAAGAAAATCTTACAGGGCCTATAGCCATTGTAGTAGGCAGTGAAGGTGAAGGGGTATCTAAACTCACAAAAGAGTCTTGTGACTATGTGCTGAGTATACCTATGTACGGGCAGGTAACTTCACTTAATGCCTCGGTAGCAGCAAGTATAATGGTTTATGAGGCAGTAAGACAAAGAAAGTTTAAAGGTTAA
- a CDS encoding histidine phosphatase family protein: MKTTLLLIRHGETKWNTLGKFQGRQNIDLSERGALQAELLGKHLNGNFNAIYSSPLNRALSTAEILCKDLSFAPIPLGNLTEIHFGTWEGLTYKEIEQNYPEHFSAWRTDEKIAPMYDGELSIYNASLRAKACVLDIASKHPNEKVVIVSHGGLIKAALIGLFGWNMTMYHQIALGNTCINTIKFDEKLSPLLIGLNDTNHLTEHIPLSI; the protein is encoded by the coding sequence ATGAAAACTACATTACTGCTTATTAGACATGGTGAAACAAAATGGAATACACTAGGTAAGTTTCAAGGAAGACAAAATATAGATCTATCAGAAAGAGGTGCACTTCAAGCTGAGCTTCTTGGCAAACACTTAAACGGAAATTTTAATGCTATTTATTCGAGTCCTTTAAACCGAGCCTTATCTACAGCTGAGATACTGTGTAAAGATTTATCTTTTGCCCCGATCCCTCTAGGTAATTTAACAGAAATACATTTTGGTACTTGGGAAGGGCTTACTTATAAAGAAATTGAGCAAAATTATCCTGAACATTTTAGTGCATGGCGAACGGACGAAAAAATTGCTCCTATGTACGATGGAGAACTTAGTATATATAATGCTAGTTTACGCGCGAAGGCATGTGTCCTTGATATTGCCTCAAAGCATCCTAATGAAAAGGTCGTTATAGTTTCTCATGGAGGACTTATAAAAGCTGCCCTTATTGGGCTTTTTGGCTGGAATATGACAATGTACCATCAAATAGCTTTAGGTAATACTTGTATTAATACGATAAAATTTGATGAAAAGTTATCGCCCTTGTTAATCGGACTCAATGATACCAATCATCTTACTGAACACATTCCGCTTAGTATATAA